Proteins from a genomic interval of Flammeovirgaceae bacterium SG7u.111:
- a CDS encoding TonB-dependent receptor produces MKSVLLYFMLMALSPLAWAQFTVKGVVTADDGSPIPGVSVLVKGTARGTVTDLDGNFALQVDPSATLVFSYVGMLAQEVEVGSQTEINISLVEDISQLEEVVVTGYTAERQVDVTGAVAVVDLKPIKNNSSGNPMQALQGQVAGLLVEKTGTPTGGNSRILIRGVNTLGNNDPLYVIDGVPTKRSEVFQSLSPSTIQSVQVLKDASAASIYGSRASNGVIVVTTKDGISKSGDKVSVAFNSTFSIQNTKAQRLDMLNAEDRGRALWQGSVNDGTDPAEHSAIYTYDWNNDFNNPVLNSVTVQPFVGGDPNVPVGDTDWQDATYETGYVTANDLTLTAGNDKSGLLINLGYVNNSGVLVHTGYERYSARINANTKFLDDKVKIGVNSQFVTSNETLESNDLGGAPVPFLAITLAPTIPVYTADGEFAGPVGAGYSDRNNPAHMQYINRWDNTNRKSLFANAYVQIEPIENLIFKSNIGIDYSNVSMKDINVTFQEGFLGRDVNSLNRTNSDFLGLTWSNTLQYEVELGRSRINVLAGVEAIWNDSEEFGAYREGFAQQTEDFFYISSGTGRNTNFGRATGSRLLAQFGKVNYIFDDKYLASVTLRRDGSSRFGEDNKYGFFPAATVGWRVINEPFMQNMTAVSNLKLRAGVGRVGNQEIGDVARLGLYEPRYGTRFNNGVDFPGQWLNVGTAYDLGGVNSGSLPSGFVSVQGANSDLKWETTEEVNVGVEFGFWNDKLIGSFDYFTRETYDILLQPPLASAVGEGKIKWVNGATKTNKGWEFVLNYRNTLDNGISYGINGNLSRYRDKITQLPEEVRTAFPGNSEKTILGQSELSIFGYKTDGLFQNQAEVDAHAEQVGAGVGRIKYVDLNNDGVINALDQDYLGTTLPGFEYGIRIDLAYKNFDFSVFGSGVGGRSGFEPYIFWNNFLRVRENMGSGVLDAWTPQNMDSDIPMLTLVDVNNETRTSDYFNINTSYFKLRNIQLGYSFPTNMLQPIHLESLRVFVMGENLMWIKSKDYQGADPEVSNFDLIPVPTSFTFGVNAVFN; encoded by the coding sequence ATGAAATCAGTCTTACTTTATTTCATGCTTATGGCGCTTTCGCCTTTAGCATGGGCTCAATTTACTGTAAAAGGGGTAGTGACTGCCGATGACGGAAGCCCTATCCCAGGAGTATCTGTACTCGTAAAAGGTACTGCCAGAGGTACTGTGACCGATCTTGATGGCAACTTCGCCTTACAGGTCGATCCTTCAGCTACACTTGTTTTTTCTTATGTAGGTATGCTAGCACAAGAAGTCGAAGTTGGTAGCCAAACTGAGATTAATATCTCTTTGGTAGAAGATATTTCCCAACTAGAAGAGGTTGTGGTAACAGGCTATACAGCAGAACGGCAGGTAGATGTGACAGGAGCGGTTGCCGTGGTAGACTTAAAGCCTATCAAAAATAATTCTTCGGGCAATCCTATGCAAGCGTTGCAAGGGCAAGTAGCAGGACTATTGGTTGAAAAAACGGGTACACCAACAGGAGGAAATAGTCGAATACTTATCAGGGGTGTCAATACCTTGGGCAACAACGATCCTCTGTATGTAATTGATGGTGTTCCTACCAAAAGGTCTGAGGTTTTCCAAAGTTTAAGCCCGAGTACCATCCAGTCGGTTCAAGTACTAAAAGATGCCTCAGCCGCTTCTATTTATGGTTCAAGGGCTTCTAATGGAGTGATTGTCGTTACCACCAAAGATGGGATTTCGAAAAGCGGTGACAAAGTTAGTGTTGCATTCAACTCTACCTTTTCCATCCAAAACACAAAAGCCCAACGTTTGGATATGTTGAACGCAGAAGACAGAGGTAGGGCGCTTTGGCAAGGTTCGGTTAATGATGGTACGGATCCAGCAGAGCATTCAGCTATATACACTTATGATTGGAATAACGATTTCAACAACCCTGTCCTAAATAGCGTTACGGTACAACCATTTGTAGGGGGCGATCCGAATGTGCCTGTTGGAGATACCGATTGGCAAGATGCAACTTATGAAACAGGGTATGTGACTGCCAATGACCTGACCCTAACAGCGGGAAACGATAAAAGTGGTTTGTTGATTAACCTAGGTTATGTAAACAACTCGGGTGTGTTGGTGCATACGGGTTATGAAAGGTATAGTGCTCGTATCAATGCTAACACCAAGTTTCTAGATGACAAAGTGAAAATTGGAGTCAACTCTCAGTTTGTGACCTCTAATGAAACATTGGAGTCCAATGACTTGGGAGGAGCTCCAGTTCCATTCCTTGCGATCACACTTGCCCCAACTATCCCTGTATATACTGCCGATGGAGAATTTGCTGGGCCAGTTGGGGCGGGCTATTCTGATAGGAACAATCCAGCGCACATGCAATATATCAACCGTTGGGATAATACCAACCGTAAATCTCTTTTTGCAAATGCATATGTACAGATAGAACCTATTGAAAACTTAATTTTTAAGTCAAATATAGGTATTGACTATTCCAATGTTTCCATGAAAGACATCAACGTCACTTTTCAAGAAGGTTTTTTGGGTAGGGATGTAAATAGCCTTAACCGCACTAATAGTGACTTTCTGGGTTTAACTTGGTCAAATACATTGCAGTACGAAGTAGAGCTGGGAAGAAGTAGGATTAACGTATTGGCGGGTGTAGAAGCTATTTGGAATGACTCTGAAGAATTTGGTGCCTACCGAGAAGGTTTTGCTCAACAAACAGAAGATTTCTTTTACATAAGTTCAGGTACAGGGAGAAATACTAATTTTGGTAGGGCAACAGGCAGCAGGTTGCTGGCTCAATTTGGTAAGGTTAATTATATTTTTGATGATAAGTACCTTGCTTCCGTGACCCTACGTAGAGATGGTTCTTCTCGATTTGGAGAGGATAATAAATATGGTTTCTTCCCTGCGGCCACGGTAGGTTGGAGGGTGATCAATGAGCCATTTATGCAAAACATGACCGCGGTTTCTAACCTGAAGCTCAGGGCAGGTGTAGGTAGAGTAGGTAACCAAGAAATAGGAGACGTAGCAAGGTTAGGTTTGTACGAGCCTAGGTATGGCACTCGCTTTAACAATGGTGTAGACTTCCCAGGGCAGTGGCTCAATGTAGGTACTGCTTATGATTTGGGAGGAGTAAACTCAGGAAGCCTCCCCTCTGGCTTTGTTTCTGTGCAGGGTGCAAACTCTGATCTGAAATGGGAAACCACCGAAGAGGTGAATGTAGGTGTTGAATTTGGTTTTTGGAACGATAAATTGATTGGGTCTTTTGATTATTTTACTAGGGAAACCTATGATATTTTGTTACAACCACCATTGGCATCTGCCGTTGGTGAAGGAAAAATAAAATGGGTAAACGGTGCCACCAAGACCAATAAAGGTTGGGAATTTGTTTTGAATTATCGCAATACATTAGACAATGGTATTAGCTACGGAATAAATGGAAATCTCAGCAGGTATCGCGATAAAATCACTCAGCTTCCTGAAGAAGTAAGAACTGCATTTCCTGGAAATTCCGAGAAAACAATCTTAGGCCAGTCCGAGCTTTCCATCTTTGGTTACAAAACCGATGGCCTATTCCAAAATCAGGCAGAGGTTGATGCCCATGCTGAACAAGTGGGAGCAGGAGTTGGGCGAATCAAATATGTGGATTTGAATAACGATGGAGTGATCAATGCTCTTGACCAAGATTATTTGGGAACTACGTTACCTGGATTTGAATACGGTATAAGGATAGACCTTGCTTACAAAAACTTTGATTTTTCTGTCTTCGGGTCAGGTGTTGGGGGCAGATCTGGTTTCGAACCATACATCTTCTGGAATAACTTTTTGAGGGTAAGGGAAAATATGGGCTCTGGAGTGTTGGATGCGTGGACTCCGCAAAATATGGACTCGGATATACCTATGCTTACGCTAGTGGATGTCAATAATGAAACCCGTACTTCTGACTATTTCAATATCAACACTTCCTATTTCAAATTGAGGAATATTCAGTTAGGATATAGCTTCCCAACAAACATGCTTCAACCTATACATTTGGAGAGTTTGAGGGTATTTGTGATGGGTGAAAATTTGATGTGGATCAAAAGCAAAGATTACCAAGGGGCTGATCCTGAAGTCTCCAATTTTGATCTGATACCTGTGCCTACTTCTTTCACTTTTGGAGTAAATGCAGTATTCAATTAA
- a CDS encoding carbohydrate kinase, whose product MKNSLYGNIVCFGEVLWDVAPEGRTPGGAPMNVASHLQNLGTRVSLISRVGLDPLGKELENYLNGRFLDTTFLQVDPFHDTCKVQVIADDRQNVKYVFDTPCAWDFIEVTEENLQLVKEADAFVFGSLASRDEVTRQSLLAFLEVSKFNIFDVNLRSPFYEKEFIQQVLAKADLVKVNDDELSLLCSWLDFFGKEEEQLLFLQQQFSINTICLTRGEKGAWLLEDGQIYKQYGFPVEVEDTIGAGDAFLASYITKWMEQKYPYERLQFACAVGAVVSTFKGANPLIKEQDITALMNE is encoded by the coding sequence ATGAAAAATAGCCTATATGGGAATATTGTATGCTTTGGTGAAGTTTTATGGGACGTTGCACCTGAAGGAAGAACGCCAGGAGGTGCCCCTATGAACGTGGCTTCCCATTTGCAAAACCTTGGTACACGTGTCTCTCTAATAAGCAGAGTAGGGCTCGATCCACTTGGAAAAGAGCTTGAAAATTATCTTAATGGCCGATTTCTTGATACCACTTTTTTGCAAGTCGATCCTTTTCATGATACCTGCAAAGTCCAAGTAATTGCCGATGATCGGCAAAATGTGAAATATGTATTTGACACGCCTTGCGCATGGGATTTCATTGAAGTAACCGAAGAAAACTTACAACTAGTGAAAGAAGCCGATGCTTTTGTTTTTGGTAGCCTAGCCAGTCGAGATGAAGTAACGCGGCAATCGCTCCTTGCTTTTTTGGAAGTATCCAAGTTCAACATTTTTGATGTGAATCTTCGCAGTCCATTTTATGAGAAGGAATTCATCCAACAGGTATTGGCAAAAGCCGATTTGGTAAAGGTCAATGACGATGAACTTTCACTTTTGTGTAGTTGGCTAGATTTTTTTGGCAAAGAAGAAGAACAGCTCCTTTTTTTACAACAACAATTCAGCATAAATACCATCTGCCTTACTCGTGGGGAAAAAGGCGCTTGGCTTTTGGAAGACGGACAAATCTACAAACAATATGGATTTCCTGTAGAGGTGGAAGATACTATTGGTGCAGGCGATGCTTTTCTGGCATCCTATATCACCAAATGGATGGAACAAAAATACCCTTATGAACGCCTTCAGTTTGCATGTGCTGTTGGTGCTGTAGTCTCTACTTTCAAGGGTGCAAACCCTCTCATCAAAGAGCAAGATATAACCGCTTTGATGAACGAGTAA
- a CDS encoding sugar porter family MFS transporter produces MKSGKVLLWSITVALGGFLFGFDTAVISGAEKAIQKVWELTAFEHGLTVSIALIGTVIGAMLGGIPSDTLGRKPTLFWIAALYFISALGSALAFDWYSFLAFRFLGGLGVGASSVTAPMYISEISPANKRGKLVALFQFNIVFGILIAYFSNYLIGGGGNGVWRWMLGVEVFPAFAFLVSILFVPESPRWLIVKKGKVEEAKLTLEIIDSATSEEQVRAILTSKYHEIANHREKFFSKKYSLPITLAVLFATFNQFSGINAIIYYAPRIFEMAGLGTKSALLSSAGMGAVNFVFTLIGLNLIDRYGRKKLMYVGSVGLIVTLALVAHAFYTQTFGIAVPIYLFAFIAFFAFSQGAVIWVFISEIFPNQVRAKGQSLGSFTHWFFAAIIAFSFPYIASTLGGGNTFLIFSFMMVLQLLFVWKLMPETKGKSLEQLELGITEQEEEPAIVVGQNF; encoded by the coding sequence ATGAAAAGTGGAAAAGTATTATTATGGTCAATAACCGTAGCCCTTGGTGGCTTCTTATTTGGCTTCGACACGGCAGTAATATCAGGAGCGGAAAAAGCAATCCAAAAAGTATGGGAACTCACCGCATTCGAGCATGGGCTCACTGTTTCAATCGCTTTAATAGGCACTGTAATAGGAGCTATGCTCGGAGGAATACCTTCTGATACATTAGGAAGAAAACCAACCTTGTTTTGGATTGCGGCATTGTATTTCATTTCAGCTTTAGGCTCAGCCTTAGCTTTTGATTGGTACTCTTTTTTAGCCTTCCGGTTTTTAGGTGGGCTGGGAGTAGGCGCTTCTTCTGTTACGGCCCCCATGTATATTTCAGAAATTTCCCCCGCAAATAAAAGAGGCAAATTAGTAGCTCTTTTCCAGTTCAATATCGTTTTTGGAATCCTTATCGCTTACTTCTCCAATTATCTAATAGGTGGTGGAGGAAATGGAGTTTGGAGATGGATGTTAGGAGTAGAAGTTTTCCCTGCATTTGCATTTCTTGTTTCCATCCTTTTTGTGCCAGAAAGTCCTCGTTGGTTGATAGTGAAGAAAGGAAAAGTGGAAGAAGCAAAGCTGACGCTAGAAATCATAGATAGCGCAACTTCGGAGGAGCAAGTTCGGGCAATCTTAACTTCCAAATACCATGAAATAGCCAATCACAGAGAAAAATTCTTCTCGAAAAAATATTCACTTCCCATTACTCTAGCAGTACTATTTGCCACTTTCAACCAATTTTCAGGAATCAACGCTATTATTTACTACGCCCCCCGAATATTTGAAATGGCTGGTTTAGGGACGAAATCGGCTTTGCTTTCCTCTGCAGGCATGGGTGCCGTCAACTTCGTATTTACCCTAATCGGGCTGAACCTGATCGACAGATACGGTAGGAAAAAACTTATGTATGTAGGTTCTGTAGGGCTGATTGTGACGCTAGCTTTGGTTGCACATGCCTTTTACACTCAAACATTTGGCATAGCTGTTCCTATTTACCTATTCGCCTTCATCGCTTTTTTTGCCTTTTCGCAAGGAGCTGTTATATGGGTATTTATTTCGGAAATATTTCCCAACCAAGTGCGGGCCAAAGGGCAGTCATTGGGAAGTTTTACCCATTGGTTTTTTGCCGCCATCATTGCCTTTTCCTTCCCCTACATTGCCAGTACACTAGGAGGGGGGAATACCTTTCTTATTTTTTCTTTCATGATGGTATTGCAACTCCTTTTTGTTTGGAAACTCATGCCCGAAACCAAGGGGAAATCCCTTGAACAACTGGAGCTGGGAATTACAGAACAAGAGGAAGAGCCAGCAATAGTGGTAGGACAAAATTTTTAA
- a CDS encoding substrate-binding domain-containing protein codes for MRKEKGSVFLLGKLYPIFWIVIILSLQACREQGQKISYTIGFSQCTGADTWRRTMHEDMKREISFHPNAELIIKDAENSSEKQLAQIEELLKAGIDLLIISPNEAEPITPIIDEIFHQGIPVIVIDRKTSSNFYTAYIGADNYEIGKIAGKYIGELLKGNGKIIEIWGLPGSTPAVERHRGFTESLSEFPNVEIIEKVEGKWEVDTVRNVFPAVLEQIAGADLIFAHNDIMGLGAYDVCKDYGREDDFYFVGIDGLPGPKAGLQFVSDGILDATFLYPTGGEQAIQIAMDILSGKTVNKENILQTTLINKGNIKVMKQQTDRILSQQKDIVRQENHIKNQLEIYQNQQVLMYILLASLTCSLLFGFYILYSLKEKQQVNRNLKSKNEEIINQRNQIEAIAKEAGEATQAKFKFFTNISHEFRTPLTLVMASVEEMQEFTSSYSKKFKKDLDLINRNAARLLRLVNQLMDFRKIENNKMDIWASKHDIVKFVKDIMVEFENLATKQQIDFYLSSNINNLEVWFDLGMLDKVLFNLLSNAFKFTKEGGYIRVGIEEKALENNVVLVIEDSGRGMSKEHVEHAFDRFYKGNNYETFGIGLGLSLSKEIIKLHHGEISVTSEKGKGTRFEVALPLGKNHFSSNQLSDEGIHNTQQTGLKLFVETSELVSLKEPEKGTKKQRSYSLLIIEDNDELRDLLTDKLKETYEVFEAADGKIGLDKAYDKIPDLIICDIMIPKMNGLAITKTLKNDIRTSHIPIILLTAKSTTEQKIEGVQTGADAYIVKPFSIQYLLENIRNIIKTRELLKGKYSHELPATEIINAGNSIDKKFINHFKAIVEENLGNADYGANEIAEELGLSRVQLYRKITALMGVGINDYIKSVRLKKARVLILENDMTIAEVAYQVGFSSPAYFSTAFKTKYHVSPSEFLKNKKLPKS; via the coding sequence ATGAGAAAAGAAAAGGGGAGTGTATTTCTTTTAGGAAAGCTATATCCAATATTTTGGATCGTAATTATATTGTCTTTGCAAGCCTGTAGGGAACAAGGTCAAAAGATTTCCTATACGATAGGCTTTTCACAATGCACAGGTGCCGATACTTGGCGGAGGACTATGCATGAAGATATGAAAAGGGAAATCTCATTTCATCCAAATGCAGAGCTCATTATAAAAGATGCGGAAAATAGTAGCGAAAAACAACTTGCCCAAATTGAAGAACTGCTAAAGGCAGGTATAGACCTTCTGATTATCTCTCCCAACGAGGCAGAGCCTATAACACCAATTATAGATGAAATTTTCCATCAGGGTATTCCAGTGATTGTGATTGACCGGAAAACGAGTTCTAATTTTTACACAGCTTATATAGGGGCGGATAACTATGAAATAGGGAAAATTGCTGGAAAATATATTGGTGAGCTTCTGAAAGGAAATGGTAAAATCATTGAAATATGGGGCTTACCGGGCTCTACTCCCGCTGTAGAAAGGCACAGGGGGTTTACGGAGTCGTTAAGTGAATTTCCCAATGTCGAAATTATAGAAAAAGTCGAGGGGAAATGGGAAGTAGATACGGTCCGGAATGTTTTTCCCGCCGTTCTAGAACAAATAGCAGGTGCAGATCTGATATTTGCGCATAACGATATTATGGGTTTAGGAGCGTACGATGTATGTAAGGACTACGGAAGAGAAGATGATTTTTATTTTGTGGGGATAGATGGTTTGCCTGGACCTAAGGCAGGCTTACAGTTTGTGAGCGATGGTATTTTGGATGCCACATTTTTATATCCTACCGGAGGTGAGCAGGCCATACAAATTGCCATGGATATCTTAAGTGGGAAAACTGTAAACAAAGAAAATATTCTGCAGACTACTTTAATAAATAAGGGGAACATTAAAGTAATGAAGCAACAAACAGATAGAATTCTCTCCCAGCAAAAAGACATAGTAAGGCAGGAAAATCACATCAAAAATCAGTTAGAGATCTACCAAAACCAGCAAGTACTTATGTACATCTTACTGGCAAGCCTTACTTGCTCTCTGCTTTTTGGTTTTTATATTTTGTACTCTCTAAAAGAAAAACAACAGGTCAATCGAAACCTCAAATCGAAGAATGAGGAAATTATTAACCAGAGAAACCAGATTGAGGCAATAGCAAAAGAAGCTGGAGAAGCAACACAAGCTAAGTTTAAGTTTTTTACCAACATCTCTCACGAGTTTAGAACGCCTTTAACATTGGTAATGGCTTCGGTAGAAGAGATGCAAGAGTTTACATCTTCCTATTCCAAAAAATTCAAGAAAGATTTAGACCTTATCAACCGAAATGCCGCCCGATTGCTCCGTTTGGTTAATCAGTTGATGGATTTCCGAAAAATCGAGAACAACAAAATGGATATTTGGGCTTCCAAACATGATATTGTGAAGTTTGTAAAGGATATCATGGTCGAATTTGAAAACTTGGCTACCAAGCAACAAATCGATTTTTACTTAAGCTCGAACATCAACAATCTTGAGGTATGGTTCGACTTAGGAATGCTAGATAAGGTATTATTCAACCTGCTTTCCAATGCTTTTAAGTTTACCAAGGAAGGTGGCTATATAAGGGTTGGTATTGAAGAGAAAGCTCTGGAAAACAATGTGGTCTTGGTAATAGAAGACAGCGGGAGGGGAATGTCCAAAGAACATGTAGAGCATGCATTCGATCGGTTTTATAAGGGGAATAATTATGAAACTTTCGGTATCGGTTTAGGGCTTTCTCTTTCCAAAGAAATTATAAAGCTGCATCATGGAGAAATAAGCGTGACAAGTGAAAAAGGTAAAGGCACTCGCTTTGAAGTTGCATTGCCACTTGGAAAAAACCACTTTTCTTCTAACCAGCTTTCCGATGAAGGCATCCACAATACCCAGCAAACAGGGTTAAAGCTTTTTGTAGAAACTTCTGAGCTTGTTTCTCTAAAAGAACCAGAAAAAGGCACTAAAAAGCAGAGGAGTTATTCTTTGCTCATTATTGAAGACAATGATGAACTCCGTGACTTATTAACTGATAAGCTGAAGGAGACGTATGAGGTTTTTGAAGCAGCAGATGGAAAAATAGGTCTGGATAAAGCCTATGATAAGATTCCCGATTTAATTATCTGCGATATAATGATTCCGAAAATGAATGGGCTAGCCATTACCAAAACCTTAAAGAATGATATAAGAACTTCTCATATCCCTATCATCTTGCTTACAGCCAAAAGCACAACCGAGCAAAAAATTGAAGGAGTTCAGACTGGGGCGGACGCCTACATCGTAAAACCATTCAGTATCCAGTATCTCTTGGAAAATATCCGAAATATCATCAAAACGAGGGAGTTGCTCAAAGGTAAATATTCCCATGAGTTACCTGCAACTGAAATTATAAATGCTGGGAATTCTATAGATAAAAAATTTATCAACCACTTTAAAGCGATAGTAGAAGAAAATCTGGGCAATGCCGATTATGGAGCGAACGAGATTGCAGAAGAGTTGGGGCTTTCTAGGGTACAACTTTATAGAAAAATAACAGCCTTGATGGGAGTCGGGATAAATGACTATATAAAATCGGTGAGGTTGAAGAAAGCAAGGGTTTTAATTCTGGAAAATGACATGACAATAGCTGAGGTTGCCTACCAAGTTGGCTTCTCTTCTCCTGCCTATTTCTCCACTGCCTTCAAGACCAAGTACCATGTTTCCCCTTCGGAGTTCTTGAAAAATAAGAAGCTACCCAAATCCTGA
- a CDS encoding DinB family protein has translation MNIKTEILIEDLIKRTMQNLNKAEQLCQLSVEKLNWKSNPKKWNALECIEHLNIYGAYYLPEISLQIAQTPHKTPEAYFKSRWLGNYFANMLSAKENVKKMKTLKENDPIGSKLDKTVIEQFIDQQKRLLDLLGRARKVSLNKTITGMSITKYLTLKLGDTFRIVIYHNQRHIAQAFQMLSEYEESAKKPEVV, from the coding sequence ATGAACATAAAAACGGAAATACTTATTGAAGATTTGATAAAAAGGACAATGCAAAACTTGAACAAAGCTGAGCAATTGTGCCAACTTTCTGTGGAAAAATTGAACTGGAAAAGCAACCCGAAAAAATGGAATGCCTTAGAGTGCATCGAGCATTTGAACATTTATGGAGCGTATTACCTACCCGAGATCAGCCTGCAAATAGCCCAAACTCCGCATAAAACTCCTGAGGCGTATTTTAAAAGTAGGTGGCTGGGGAATTATTTTGCCAACATGCTAAGCGCGAAGGAAAATGTGAAAAAGATGAAAACCTTGAAGGAAAATGATCCGATAGGCAGCAAGCTTGACAAAACCGTTATTGAGCAATTCATAGACCAGCAAAAAAGGCTGCTGGATTTACTCGGAAGGGCAAGGAAAGTAAGCCTAAACAAGACCATCACAGGGATGAGCATCACCAAATATTTAACGCTCAAGCTTGGGGATACTTTCCGTATAGTGATCTACCACAATCAGCGGCACATCGCTCAGGCATTTCAAATGCTTAGCGAGTATGAGGAATCTGCTAAAAAGCCTGAGGTGGTGTAA
- a CDS encoding Crp/Fnr family transcriptional regulator produces MNILEKLKADIEEQRLWEKDLTLSRNEYLKVAGSVDTNMYFVVSGSLRIFVMDEYEEHTIRFGYQGSFFASLDSFIGELPSDYYIQAIKKTELKVMGKRQFMAFVHSSSENQELWNKILEQIISQQLERERDILTSSPIKRYKRVMERSPKLFQEIPHKYIASYLRMTPETLSRIKKS; encoded by the coding sequence ATGAACATTCTCGAAAAATTAAAAGCAGACATTGAAGAGCAAAGGCTGTGGGAAAAAGATCTTACGCTCAGCCGAAATGAATACCTGAAAGTAGCGGGAAGTGTAGACACGAACATGTATTTTGTGGTGAGTGGGAGCTTGCGGATATTTGTGATGGACGAATATGAAGAACACACCATCCGCTTTGGCTACCAAGGAAGCTTTTTTGCCTCGCTCGATTCTTTTATTGGTGAACTGCCATCCGACTATTACATTCAGGCAATAAAAAAAACTGAACTGAAAGTGATGGGTAAGCGGCAGTTCATGGCATTTGTCCATTCTTCATCGGAAAACCAAGAACTTTGGAACAAGATTTTGGAGCAGATCATTTCCCAACAGCTAGAGCGGGAAAGGGATATTTTGACTTCTTCGCCCATCAAACGCTATAAAAGGGTAATGGAACGCAGCCCAAAGCTTTTCCAAGAAATCCCTCATAAGTACATAGCCTCTTACCTGCGGATGACTCCCGAAACGCTGTCAAGAATTAAAAAGTCTTGA
- a CDS encoding PAS domain S-box protein → MFEEMNPMAKSTAWMEITIIVLVAFLIGFIISWLYWMWKRKSEREALLLEIENAKKGAAVTKDDCCAELETLKTSYKKLEDELMLAKGELATMAADKKDDCCAELETLKEEYKKAQNDLILAKGELTALATAAQKSDDNCCEELDKLKAEYGILDKELELKSFKLEELQGVFQVIFDHLDRGITMSDKEGDFVIYNKKMERLAGYSKEDANNAPFFLEYIYPDPADRDFTVHDIEQLEEDIDHHYVDTTITNKGGEKVYLHVRSSVVKWNNRDYFLSAFKEDDKAVE, encoded by the coding sequence ATGTTTGAAGAAATGAACCCCATGGCCAAGTCAACCGCATGGATGGAGATTACCATTATAGTGTTGGTTGCTTTTTTAATAGGATTTATCATCTCGTGGCTTTACTGGATGTGGAAGAGGAAAAGTGAACGTGAGGCATTGCTGCTTGAAATAGAAAATGCAAAAAAAGGTGCTGCTGTTACTAAAGATGACTGCTGTGCCGAGTTGGAAACCTTGAAAACTAGTTATAAAAAGCTGGAAGATGAACTGATGCTGGCAAAAGGAGAATTGGCAACCATGGCAGCAGACAAGAAAGACGATTGTTGCGCAGAATTGGAAACACTCAAAGAGGAATACAAAAAAGCGCAGAATGATTTGATTTTGGCGAAAGGGGAGTTAACTGCACTTGCTACTGCTGCCCAAAAAAGTGATGATAACTGCTGCGAAGAATTGGATAAGTTGAAAGCGGAGTACGGTATTTTGGACAAGGAACTGGAGCTTAAAAGCTTTAAACTGGAAGAGTTGCAAGGGGTTTTCCAAGTTATTTTTGACCACTTGGACAGAGGAATCACAATGAGCGATAAGGAAGGGGATTTTGTAATCTATAACAAGAAGATGGAGCGTTTGGCAGGCTACTCCAAAGAGGATGCGAACAATGCCCCCTTCTTTTTGGAATATATCTATCCCGACCCTGCTGACAGGGACTTTACCGTCCACGATATTGAGCAACTTGAAGAAGATATAGACCATCATTATGTGGACACTACTATTACCAACAAAGGAGGTGAAAAAGTGTATTTGCATGTGCGCTCCAGCGTAGTGAAATGGAACAACCGGGATTATTTCCTCAGTGCCTTCAAAGAAGATGATAAGGCTGTGGAGTAA
- a CDS encoding OmpA family protein has protein sequence MRILLLGAVLITIWLFASAHWYICNIKYLCDEETTEVVETLPPVQPKAEEVLPMDTIKPSIELKRINANHANVHFGVDEIKPSDLYVLDDFTTELVDYLVQNPDGTVTLVGHTDSSGDADYNYRLGLKRAESIGNYFVQSGLDSTKMSISSKGETAPIADNETPEGKALNRRVEVKVTGLEQ, from the coding sequence ATGAGAATTTTACTATTAGGTGCCGTACTTATAACCATTTGGTTATTTGCCTCAGCCCATTGGTACATTTGTAACATAAAGTATTTGTGCGATGAAGAAACTACCGAAGTGGTAGAAACGCTCCCGCCCGTGCAGCCGAAAGCGGAGGAGGTTTTGCCAATGGACACCATCAAACCGAGCATTGAGCTCAAGCGTATCAATGCGAACCATGCAAATGTCCATTTTGGGGTGGATGAAATTAAGCCTTCCGACCTGTATGTGCTAGATGATTTTACCACTGAGTTGGTAGATTATTTAGTCCAAAACCCTGATGGAACGGTGACCTTGGTAGGGCATACAGATTCATCGGGAGACGCCGACTACAACTATAGGTTAGGCTTGAAAAGAGCGGAGTCCATAGGGAACTACTTCGTGCAAAGCGGATTAGATTCCACTAAAATGTCGATTTCCTCGAAGGGGGAAACAGCACCAATTGCCGACAATGAAACCCCTGAGGGGAAAGCCTTAAACAGAAGGGTAGAGGTGAAGGTGACAGGGCTAGAGCAGTAG